The proteins below are encoded in one region of Acidimicrobiia bacterium:
- a CDS encoding fructose bisphosphate aldolase yields MNHEQVAKVRTGNGFIAALDQSGGSTPKALALYGVGADAFANDDEMFTRVHEMRTRIVSSPSFTGDRVLGAILFEDTMDREINATDTAEYLWSIKGVVPFLKVDKGLADAAEDAQLMKPIPGLDDLLARAVSKGVFGTKMRSVINRANPAGVQAVVDQQFAISAQILGYGLVPIIEPEVDIHSPQKAETEALLKTALLAHLDALAADELVMLKLTLPETDGFYGELTNHPNVLRVVALSGGYSRDEANGRLSRNPGVIASFSRALTEGLTAHQTDAEFNAALGASIQSIYDASIT; encoded by the coding sequence ATGAACCATGAACAGGTAGCGAAGGTGCGGACGGGGAATGGTTTTATCGCCGCCCTGGATCAGAGTGGGGGCAGCACGCCGAAGGCACTGGCGCTCTACGGGGTGGGGGCGGACGCCTTCGCCAACGACGACGAGATGTTCACCCGCGTTCACGAAATGCGCACCCGCATCGTGTCGAGCCCCAGTTTCACCGGAGACCGCGTGCTCGGGGCCATCCTCTTCGAGGACACCATGGACCGTGAGATCAATGCCACCGACACCGCCGAGTATCTCTGGTCGATCAAGGGCGTGGTGCCCTTCCTGAAGGTGGACAAGGGCCTCGCCGATGCGGCTGAGGATGCTCAACTCATGAAGCCCATTCCCGGCCTCGACGACCTCCTTGCTCGCGCCGTTAGCAAGGGTGTGTTCGGTACGAAGATGCGGTCGGTCATCAACCGGGCCAACCCCGCCGGGGTGCAGGCCGTGGTGGACCAGCAGTTCGCCATCAGCGCGCAGATTCTGGGCTATGGTCTCGTGCCCATCATCGAGCCCGAGGTGGACATTCACAGCCCCCAAAAAGCCGAGACCGAAGCGCTCCTCAAGACGGCGCTGCTCGCCCACCTCGATGCGCTGGCGGCGGATGAACTGGTGATGTTGAAACTCACCTTGCCCGAGACCGACGGGTTCTATGGCGAACTGACCAACCACCCCAATGTGCTGCGGGTGGTGGCGCTCTCCGGTGGCTACAGCCGCGACGAGGCCAACGGCCGCCTCAGCCGTAACCCGGGGGTGATCGCGAGTTTCTCCCGGGCCCTCACCGAGGGTTTGACGGCCCACCAGACCGACGCCGAGTTCAACGCCGCCCTGGGGGCGTCGATTCAGAGCATCTACGACGCCTCCATCACCTGA
- a CDS encoding tetratricopeptide repeat protein, whose product MPKPPPSSSSSSDRGRPPRSTGKPGSPRTSSKPRPSRSSAPRESEGTPWQRRADDAAKLKKAGWGSVARKGAGRVRDTGPGDASKAFREASPEGRGQWEPEIWIDEGEVQGEATQAVSRGRSVRRNATVDDGDGELASDPSLRRAVATKAAERLETKVKEASKAFRRERFEEARAILRPLAEQAPTVQSVRELLGLCYYRLGRWKLAVTELEAFRGMSGSTEQNPVLADCYRAVGRHRKVVELWEELRAVSPSASLVAEGRIVYAGSLADQGRLTEAIAVLEQSKPPAKKPQEHHLRVTYALADLYERAGDVPKARHLFGIVAAVDPDLGDVTARLRALR is encoded by the coding sequence ATGCCAAAACCTCCCCCGTCCTCCTCGTCCTCCTCCGACCGCGGCCGTCCACCGCGCTCCACCGGCAAGCCCGGTTCCCCGAGAACATCCTCGAAGCCGCGCCCGAGCCGATCATCGGCGCCGCGCGAGAGCGAGGGCACGCCCTGGCAGCGGAGGGCCGATGATGCCGCCAAGCTCAAGAAGGCGGGCTGGGGGTCAGTGGCCCGCAAAGGGGCCGGGCGCGTGCGCGACACCGGCCCCGGCGATGCCTCCAAAGCATTCCGGGAGGCCTCTCCGGAAGGACGAGGCCAGTGGGAGCCGGAGATATGGATCGATGAAGGTGAGGTGCAGGGAGAGGCCACCCAGGCGGTGAGCCGAGGGCGCTCCGTCCGACGCAACGCCACCGTCGACGACGGCGACGGCGAACTGGCCTCGGATCCTTCGCTGCGCAGGGCCGTAGCCACCAAGGCGGCCGAACGCCTCGAGACGAAGGTGAAAGAGGCCAGTAAGGCGTTCCGGCGCGAACGGTTCGAGGAGGCCCGGGCGATCCTGCGGCCGTTGGCGGAACAAGCCCCCACGGTGCAATCGGTGCGGGAGTTGCTGGGCCTGTGCTACTACCGCTTGGGGCGCTGGAAGTTGGCGGTCACCGAGCTCGAAGCCTTTCGGGGCATGAGCGGGAGCACCGAGCAGAACCCCGTGTTGGCCGACTGCTACCGGGCGGTGGGGCGTCATCGCAAGGTGGTGGAGTTGTGGGAGGAGTTGAGAGCGGTTTCGCCGAGCGCCTCACTGGTGGCCGAAGGTCGCATCGTCTACGCCGGGTCGCTCGCCGACCAGGGCCGACTGACCGAAGCCATCGCCGTCCTCGAGCAGTCAAAACCGCCGGCGAAGAAACCCCAAGAGCACCACCTACGCGTCACCTATGCCCTCGCCGATCTCTACGAGCGGGCCGGCGACGTGCCCAAAGCCCGCCATCTCTTCGGCATCGTGGCGGCTGTCGACCCTGACCTAGGAGACGTCACGGCCCGCCTGCGGGCCCTGCGCTAG